GTATCAACGAAATTACCAAAACCTCCATGAAAGATTGACCATTGAAGAGCCCGATGCTAAATTTATTGTAAAGATTCCTGCTGGTTAGCAAGTGGTTTTTACTAAAGCAACCATGTATACGAATGGTGTTTCAGGTAGCTCGAAACCCTGCCTATTTGGAACTATCGAGTATGCAGGCAAAGTATATAAAGTAGAATATCAATGGGGTGATCAATCCATTGGTCGCCGATTTGATAAAATCCCTGAAAGCTGGTCATTCCCCATGGCGCCCTGGCAATCGGCGATTGACTTAAAATTCTATAAACTGCCCATTGCTGAATGGTGGTAGTTATTTTATTTTCCTCTCCAACAACCGAGGAGCTTGAAATGTCAGCGTTTTAATTCTGTGAATCCTCCTTATTCAATGCAACAAACTCCTCGTAACATCTAGAAAGAAGGTTAATTCATCGTTCTCTAAAATTTCATACTCGCAGATTTCGACTCTCATAATTGGAAATTTTAGAAATATGTGCTAATTTGAGACATTATAATACCACAAAACACGCATAACCTATAAACACCTTTTGCCAGTTTTATAACTTTAGCGATTAAAAGAAATCGTTTAATGATGACGCACCGATGAATAAGAGTGTAGATATTGATGTGAAATTACTTCTAACGGAGTTGAAAGCAGGCAGTTTGCCAGCATTCAATCAAATCTATTTGTTTTATTCGCCGGCTCTATATGCGCACTTATTGAAGTTCTTGAAATCACCGGAACTAGTTGAGGAGGTGTTACAGGAAGTTTTTGTAAAGGTATGGAATCTTCGCGCTGAAATTGAGCCAGATCGAGGGTTCAAAACTTTTCTCTATAGAATTTCAAGCAACTTGGCGATTAATGTAATCAAAAAGATCAACAGGGATAAGGCATTGCAGGCTGAAGTTTGGGCAAGTTCAATCTCCTATTACTTTCATTCGGAAGAAAAATTGCTCGATAAAGAGCGCTTAGAAATTATTGATCGTGCGATAGCTACGCTTACTCCAAAGCGCCGTGAGATTCTGCATTTTTGTAAAGTGGAAGGTAGAAGCTATAAAGAAGTAGCTGACTTGTTAGGTATTTCGGTATCCACAGTAAGCAATCAATTGGTTAATGCCATCCACGATATCCGGTGTTTTATTGTGAAGAACTATAGTGAGGAATACCTTGTCGGTATTTTTTTATTACTAGCTATACAATTTTAAAAAAATATTCATTTCTCCATAGTGTGTTTCTGTCCGACGCTTGTATATAGTATAAAGACCAAGCGTAAAGCGACCATTATAAACACATAAAAATTGGATACAACAGATTCAAGACTTCAAGATCTTTTGCAATTGTATTTGCAGAACAATCTAGACCTAAAGGACTACGAGGAATTTTTTGCGTTACTTGCTGCATTGCCAGATGAACAATTGCAAGCACTTATGCAAAAGCATTCAGATTTGCAATCAGACTCCATTAATTTAGATCAGTTCATTAAAGATCGTATCGACCATCTGCAAAACAGAATTCAACAAGTCATTTCCTTAGGAGAGGAGAGCTCAACCACGAACTTAGATCATAAAACACAGAAAATCTGGAAGCCATGGATAGGAATAGCTGCAGCATGCCTTTTGTTTGCAATTGGATTTTCAATTTATAGCGGATTTTGGAATAGCACCGAAAAGTTAACGGAAGAGGTTGTAATGAAGAAAGTCGATCTTTCGCCTGGTAAGGACGCTGCTGTTATGATTATCGATGGAGAGGAAATAGTGTTAAATGGGGAGAAGTCGGGCGTAGTTTTATCTGACTCTTCTTATAGCTACTTGGATGGTTCTGATCGAACCATGTTAAATGCGAAAGAGGTTCAATTAGTTACACCTCGCGGCGGGCAGTACCAGATCGTGTTGACAGATGGGACTAAGGTCTGGATAAATGCAGATAGTCGCTTGACAATTTCTAAAGATTTTAATATAAAAAACCGCACTGTACAATTATCTGGGGAAGCATTCTTTGAGGTAAAAAGGAATGCGAATCTTCCCTTTCTTATCCAATCTAAAGCTCAGGACATACGTGTTTTAGGAACTGTGTTTAATGTAAATACTTATAGTGATGAGCAATATGCGCGCACTACGTTGCTGTCAGGATCTTTAAAAGTCAATGATCTACTATTAAAGCCAAACCAACAAGCACTTCTTAATCAAGAGAATAAGGTAATAAGGAAGCTCTCTGTAGATGCTGCGGCAGTTGCGGCTTGGAAAGATGGCATCTTCGATCTTAGTGGATTGAACTTTGAAGAGTGCATGCGCATAATCGGCCGATGGTATGATTTAGATATTGAGTATCTAGGGCAGATTCCTCAGGTGGATTTAGTAGGCAAAATGAGCAGAGGGGTGAAGTTATCTACTTTCTTGGATTTCTTATATCAAAATACAGGTGTTAAAGGTGAGTTGCTCCCAAATCGGAAACTAATTATTAAGTAATCAATCCAACAAAAATATAACCAGCAATAAACTATGAAAAGAAACTGTTTGCCACCATGATAGTATAAAGCGAAAAGGGAAGTGTCCTACCACTTCCCCTAGAGCTTTCATTATGATCTATTGCATTTACTAACAGAATCATAAATCTTACTTATTACAATATTATGAAAAATATTTTAGGAAAGGCCAATGCGCTATGGTCGCGGCTTCCTATTCCTTATGTTCCATCCCACAGGCTATTGAATATGTCTATAAAAGCTTGTTATGTCTTTGCGATTTTATGTTGCTTTCAAGCACAGGCAAAGACCTTTTCTCAGACCCTATCTTTCCGCTCTAAATCCGTTCGTTTAGAAAATCTGTTCCAATATATCCAAAAAGAAAGTAACTATTTGGTTTTATACGACAATAATATTGTGAAGAGAACTAAACCGATGACCCTTGATGCGAAAAATCTTCCGCTCAATAAATTTCTAGATTTGATATTGGAAGATCAACCTTTGTCATATGTGATTGATGATAAAACAATTTTCATCAATGCTCGTAAAACCATTCCCGCACGTACCACACGAGAGGAACGAATTGAGGCAAAAAAGGCAGATCGTTTGCAACGCACAGTTTCCGGACGTGTCTTGGACGATAAAGGTGCTCCATTAGTGGGAGTTACTGTAACGGAGAAAGGTACTAATAATGGAACTTCAACAAATAATGAGGGTGGTTTCGAACTCGTCGTCACCAATAACCAAGGAATCTTAGTCTTTTCGCTGTTGGGATATGAGTCCATCGAAAGACCGATTGGCCAGCAAAGTGAGTTCAATATCGCATTAGTTCCTTCGGTAAATGATTTAGATGAGGTTGTAGTGGTAGGTTATGGTGTTCAAAAGAAAGTGAATTTAACAGGTGCTGTTTCATCGGTTTCCGGAAAGGATATACAGTCACGGCCCGTTGGTCAAAGTTCTGCAGCATTGCAGGGGATGGCGCCAGGGGTTACTGTGACGCAAAGGTCAGGAAAGCCTGGCTCCGATGGAGCGACCATACGAATTAGGGGTATTGGAACATTGAGTAATGCAGATCCTCTTGTGTTAATCGACGGAGTTGAAGGTTCTATTAATAATATCGATCCTAACTTAATCGAATCAGTGTCTATCCTAAAGGATGCCGCATCTTCTTCTATTTACGGATCAAGAGCAGCCAATGGAGTAGTTTTAGTGACTACTAAACGTGGGACAGGGGATAAGGTGACTCTTTCTTACAACAATTATTTCGGTTGGCAAAGCCCGACAAATATGCCGAAGCTGGTAAATGCTTTAGATCATATGTTGCTCACCAACGAGGCATATACGAATGTTGGAAGTTCGCCATTATATCCAGAAGACATCTTGGAAGCTTATCGTAAGCAGGGTGACGGAAGTTCTGATGAATATCCAAATACCGATTGGCAAAAAGAGTCACTCTTGGGGTCTGGATTTCAACAAAGCCATTTCGTAACCTTAAATGCGGGGTCAAATAAGGTGCGCAACTTGGCGTCGTTCGGATATTATGATCAAAAAGGATTATTATTAAACAGCGGCTTTAAGCGATATACGCTCCGTAATAATTTGGATATTGAGATTTCAGAGAAGCTTTCTGCAAAAATTGATCTTCAATTCGTTAATCCAGTTATTAATTCTTCAGCTCAAAGTATTGATGATTTATTTCAATGGATGAATAGTATTCCCGCGAACCAATCTTTCCGCAATTCGAATGGAACTTGGGGTTTGGGCTGGAATGGTAATAACCCTGTGTCAGCAGCTGCGGACGGAGGCTTCGCCACTGATAAAAAGCCTTGGGGCGCAGTAAATGCTTCGTTAATTTATAAGCCGTTTTCTTGGTTGACAGCAGAAGCGAACTATGCGCCGAAATATGTGAATGCGATGAATAAGAATTTCCGCGAAATGGTGCAGTCCTATCTACCCGACGGTACGAAAAGTTTTGCGGTTCCTCAGCGATCAGCATTGACCGAGACTCGAGATCAAGAGTATTTCAATAATATGCGTGCGACCCTAACGTTTAATAAGTCTTTTAATGATCATCACTTAAACTGGCTTGTTGGTGCGTCACGTGAGGATTATCATAAAGATGAGCTGAAAGCATTTCGCGACACCTATGTGCTTCCTGATTATCCTGTGTTGAATACGGGATCTGCGTTAAATCAATCAGCAAACGGGACAGCATCCGAATGGGCACTACAGTCATTCTTCAGTCGGATTAATTACAATTTCAAAGATCGCTATCTACTGGAACTTAATGCCCGTTATGATGGCTCTTCTAGGTTCTTGAAGGGACACCGCTATGGTTTCTTCCCGTCGGCATCTGCAGGATGGCGTTTTTCGGAAGAGTCATTCATGCAAAAGTCAAAGTCTTGGTTGAATGAGGGTAAATTAAGGGCCTCATGGGGTAGATTAGGTAATCAGAATATCGGTAATTATCCATCCGTATCCGCATTGGATTTAGGATCTTTTAACATGGGGAATGCCATTATCAATACAGCTGCTCTAAACAACATGTCAAATCCTATTATCACCTGGGAATCTACCGAAGAACAAAACATCGGATTGGACTTAACTTTATTCAAGAACTTCAGTTTAACAGCCGATTATTTCCATCGCAAAACCAGTGATATTCTGCTGAAGCTTGATATACCATTAACGGTTGGGTTGAATGCTCCAAATCAGAATGCCGGAATTGTAGAAAACAGAGGTTGGGAACTGGCCTTGAATTATCGCAGTAATCGTGATCGTGACTTTCGTTACGACATGACATTCAATCTTTCTGATGTCAAAAATAAAATATTGGACTTACGTGGTATAGCAAATACTGGGTTGACAGTACACCGTGAGGGATATGCGATTAGTTCAATTCTAGGGTATGAGGTTGAGGGATATTTCCAATCGCAAGCGGAGATAGATAGTCATGCAAAACAGTTTGGTACTCTCGCTCCGGGTGATCTTAAATATAAAGATCAAAATGGAGACGGCATTATCAATGAGTCTGACAAACTAATAATCGGTAGCACCGTTCCGCGTATGACCTATTCGCTAAACGCAAATATGGCCTATAAAGGCATTGACTTTGGGTTTTTATTACAAGGCGTTGGAAAAGCGGATGGTTATTTGTATGGTGCTGGAATACAGCCTTTCACAACGACTGGTGCTATTGGCGGAACTATTCGTGAAGACAATAAGGACCGCTGGACTTCTGAGACACCGAATGCGAAATATCCACGCTTAGCTTTTGGTCAGAATAACAATCAACAAGCGTCCCAATTCTGGATGAAGAATGCTTCTTACTTACGCGTAAAGAATGTACAGTTAGGCTATACTTTGCCAAACTCGACTATTGATCGAATAGGTATTAATCGTCTACGGTTATTCGTTAATGGATCAAACCTGTTCTCCTTTGATAAGTTCTGGGATGGATATGATGTAGAGGCTCCAGTAGGAGTGGGTAATTATTACCCACAAGTAAAGGTGTATACGTTTGGATTAGATATTACTTTTTAAGCTACAAAACCATGAAAATTAAATTTAGACTTATATATATAGCGATGATCGCAGGGGGCTTAACGTTATTCAACTCTTGTGATGATTATCTGGATAGGAAGCCGCTTTCCGGTCCTTCCGATGAGAATTATTTTAATAATGAAGATGAACTGATGTTGGTTGTCAATGGGCTTTATTCGTCGATGACCTATCATCCGACCGATGATGTACCTCAAAATTTAACGTTAGACTGTGCAACTGACATTAGTTGGGATCGAAATACTTCGGCTCTGCAATCCATTGGTCGCGGCGATTACGATAGCAACAATGGTTACATCTTGAATATTTGGCGAGATTCTTACCGCACAATTGGTAAATGTAATTTTGTGTTAGACAACATGAATAAGCTGCAAGGACAGGTAGATGAAGCTAAATTAAAGCGTTACGCTGCGGAGGCTCGCTTTGTTCGCGCATTTACATATCAATTATTAGTTGATTTTTTTGGAGCTGTACCCCTGATGAATAAGGGCTTAAGTTTAGCGGAAGCACAGATTCCGAGAAGCCCTAAGAAAGATATAGTTGATTTTGTGCTAACCGAATTAGCGGCAGCTGCTGCAGATCTACCTTTAAGTTACAGTGGAGCTGATGTAGGTCGAGCAACGAAAGGTGCGGCATTAGCTATTCGCGCAAGAGCGGCTTTGAATGATAAGCGCTGGGAAGAAGCTATTGCATCGTCGAAAGCGGTGATGGATGCAAAGACTTATAGTCTTCATCCAAATTTTGAAGAGCTGTTTCAATATGGCGGTGAGAATTCTAAGGAAATTATCTTTGCTTTCCAATATTTACGCTTACAGAACACCAAAACCCATAGTGCGACGCGGAATTTTCTGTCTAGAAATGCACAGGGAACATCGAATAAGATTCCCTCACAAGCTTTGGTTGATGCTTATTTGTGTAAGGATGGACTGGAAATTGATAAATCTCCATTATTTAATCCGCAGAAGCCTTTCGAGAATCGCGATCCTCGATTAGGATTCACTGTAGCATTGCCAGGCTCGCGACATTTCGGTTTCCAATTTGAGACACACAAGGACAGTACTAAATGTTGGGACTATAACTATTCATCTTCCGTGCCAAAGCGTATCGATAATCAGGATGCTTTAAATGCATACGCTACATTTTCTGGCTATTTGTGGAAGAAATATGTCGATTTCAAAGACAAAGAATTTACGATGCAATCCGAACTTAATGTGACACAATCGCGTTTTGCAGAAGTTTTGTTGATTTACGCTGAGGCAAAAATTGAAGCTAACCAGATTGATGCTACCGTTTATGACGCGATTAATCAAGTTCGCCAAAGACCTTCTGTGGAAATGCCCGCTATACCTGCCGGTAAGTCGCAAGGGGAACTACGCAATATCGTTCGTAAAGAACGTTTATACGAACTAGCAAATGAAGGTTTTCGATTGGCAGATCTAAGACGCTGGGGACTTGCTGACAAGTTTATGAATAATTCATTCATGGGACGGATTCCTAAAGGAATCCTCAGCAATGCACCGAAGATTGATGCAGACGGTCTTGTTGACTATAGCCAAGTTGCTAATAGGGCGCAAATGCGTGTTATTGAAGTGCGCAAGTTCAACAAAGACCGCGATTATTTATGGCCCATCCCGAATATTGAGATGGAAACCAATAAAGCGCTAGAACAAAACCCTGGATATTAAAGCTAAACCTAATTTAAAATTATCATGAAGAAGATTTTTAAAGTATTAATATTTTGCTGTTTAAGTGTTTCTGTCGTATACGGACAGAAGAAAGTTGAAGTTGATTTGTGTATCTATGGAGCGACATCCGCGGGTGTAGTTGCAGCTTATACCGCTGCAAAAGCTGGAAAAAAAGTCGTCATTGTCGATCCTGTCAATCATATCGGTGGATTGAGTTCCGGTGGTTTGGGCATGACAGATATCGGGAATAAGTTTGTTGTAACTGGTTTGGCTCTCGATTTCTACAGAAAAATCGGGAAGCATTATGGAACTTTTGAGCAATGGATTTTTGAACCCAAGGTTGCCGAACAAATATTTAGAGACTATTTAGGAAAAACCAATGTACAGCTGATGATGAATAATCCGCTAATCAAAGTCAATAAAAATGGAAATACCATTAGCAATATTGAATTAAGCGCTTCGGATGGCACAAATCAGGTTTCAGCAAAAGTATTTATGGACTGTACCTATGAGGGAGATTTGTTAGCAGCAGCAGGCGTCTCTTATCACGTGGGACGTGAGGATAATAGCCTTTACGGGGAAACGATTAATGGTGTCCAACTATTGGACGGACATCAATTCCCTAATGGAATCGATCCTTATAAAGTGAAAGGCGATGCATCTAGCGGATTGCTTTGGGGCATTTCTAACGAGAAACTATTGCCCAAAGGAACAGGTGATAAGAAAGTTCAAGCGTATAACTACCGGATTACTTTAACGAATGTTCCGGAAAATCGGATTCCCATAACTAAACCTGATAATTACGATGCGCAACGTTATGAACTGTTAAAGCGTCAAAAGGAATTGCAACCTTGGAAAAGTATACAGGATGTGTTTATTTGGAGTTTGATGCCAAACGGTAAAACCGATATCAACAATAGAAATGGTTTTTCTACCGATATGATCGGGATGAACTGGGATTACCCAGAAGCAGACTGGTCGCGGCGCAGAGAGATAATCAAAGCACATGAGGATTATACCAAAGGACTTTTATATTTCGTAGGTAATGATCCGGCTGTTCCCCAAGAAATCAGGAATGAAATTCAAAAATGGGGATATCCAAAAGATGAATATATCAATAACAATCATTGGTCGCCACAGCTTTATATTCGAGAAGCTCGTCGAATGGTAGGCGAAGTGGTGATGACGCAAAATCACTGTCAGGGTCGAGAGATTGTACAAGACGATATTGGATATGCAGCTTATACGATGGATTCGCACAATTGCGACAGGCTAGTAGTGAACGGCATGGTGAAAAATGAAGGAAATGTCGAAGTTGGTGGTTTTCTTCCTTTTCCGATATCTTATCGTTCCATAACACCGAAACGCGCGGAAGTGAGTAACCTCTTAGTGCCAGTCTGTCTTTCATCTAGCCATATTGCCTTCGGTTCTATACGTATGGAACCTGTATTTATGGTCCTGGCACAATCTGCTGCTGTCGCTGCAGGAATTGCAATTGATAAAAAGATACCTGTACAGGATGTGAAAATTGATGACATCAAGAAAGTTTTAAATACTAATCCGAAAGCTGACAAACGAGCTGCCGATGAATTGATTCATGTTTCGAATTCAGAACAAGTTAAATTATCTGGTAACTGGTCTGATGGAAAGGGTAGAGGCTTTGGTATGTCATTTAAAGAGTCTGCCGGTAAAGAGGATGCTAAAGCTCGTTTTACCGCTTCTAAGCCTTTGAAAGCTGGGAACTATAAAGTATACACATACTATCCTAAGAAAGCGGAGAGCGCAGTTAAACATGACTTAGTAATCTTCAATGGTAAAACAGTCGAGAATAAAACCTTAGATTATTCGAAGGTGGAAATTAAAGGACAAACGAGTAGCACCTGGGTTGAAGTAGGCGAATTTACTTTCTATCAAGGGAAGAACAATCCTTACGTTGAGATTAGCAATAAGGGCGCAGATGGAATTGTTGCTGCAAATGCAATTCTATTCGTTCCACAGTCGGACCAAAATTAAGGAAATGAAAAAGTTTCACATAGTAATTAGTTGTTTTATAGGTGTTGTAACGCTTGGGTTTACTTTGCCTAAGAAAGAGTACAATGCCGACTTGATTATCTACGGCGGAACTTCGGCGGCCATTACGGCCGCCGTAGAGGCCGTAAATTCTGGTGTTTCCGTCATTGTTGTTTCTCCGGACAAGCATCTCGGGGGATTGTCTAGTGGTGGATTAGGCTTTACCGATACTGGGAATAAGTCAGTTATCGGAGGGTTGGCTCGCGAGTTCTATCATCAGATATTTATACACTATAATCAAGAAAAGTCCTGGACATGGCAGCGCAAAAACGAATACGGCAATCAGGGTCAGGGTACATCTGCTGTGGACGGCGCAAATCGAACGATGTGGATTTTTGAACCGCACGCTGCAGAGATGGTTTTTGAAAAGTGGGTAAAAGAAAAAAAAATACAAGTTTTACGTGAAGAACTGCTTAATCGTGAGGCTTCAGGCATTCAGAAAAAAGGGACACGAATTGAAGCAATTCGGACTCTGTCCGGAAAGACATTTAGAGGTAAAATGTTTATTGATGCAACCTATGAGGGGGACTTAATGGCTCTCGCTGGTGTATCCTATCATGTGGGTAGAGAGGCGAACAGCACGTACGGAGAAAAATGGAATGGTGTTCAGGTGGGGGTACTTCATCATGGACATTGGTTTAAAAGTAATATTTCACCGTATGTTGTGCCGGGTGATAAAAGTTCAGGATTGCTGTTTGGCGTTTCTGAGGAAGATCCCGGACAATATGGCGAGGCTGATCATCGCGTACAGGCCTATTGTTTCCGAATGTGCTTAACAGACCATGCTCCAAATCGGGTGCCGTTCAAAAAGCCAAGAAATTATGATCCAAAAAATTATGAGTTACTTGCTCGCGTCTATGCGTCTGGATGGAGAGAAACGTTCAATAAGTTCGACCCGATTCCAAATAAGAAGACAGATACGAACAATCATGGACCTTTCAGTACCGATTTTATCGGAATGAACTACGATTATCCCGAAGCGAACTATGAACGTCGAAAGGAGATCATCCAACAACATGAGGAGTATCAGAAAGGGCTCTTGTACTTCATGGCTAACGATCCTTCAATGCCAGCAGATGTACGCGCCGCCTATTCCAAATGGGGACTTGCAAAAGATGAGTTCAAAGATAATGGCAATTGGCCACATCAGCTGTATGTCCGCGAGGCAAGAAGGATGGTAGGTCAATATGTTATGACGGAGCACGACACGTTCAGTGACCGTGTTGTCTCAAATTCTATAGGAATGGGATCATATACTTTAGATTCGCATAACGTTCAACGTTATGTGAAGCCTGATGGGTTCGTCCAGAATGAAGGAGATATTGGGGTCCATCCGAAGAAGCCATACAAAATCTCCTATGGCGCACTTGTTCCGAAAGAATCAGAATGCGAAAATCTCTTAGTGCCAGTGTGCCTGTCGAGTAGCCATATCGCATTCGGTTCGATACGTATGGAACCGGTCTTTATGATTTTAGGACAGAGCGCTGCAGCGGCAGCAATATTGGCGATAAAGGATGATGTAACAGTGCAAAAGGTCAATTATGATAAGTTG
The DNA window shown above is from Sphingobacterium hotanense and carries:
- a CDS encoding RNA polymerase sigma factor yields the protein MNKSVDIDVKLLLTELKAGSLPAFNQIYLFYSPALYAHLLKFLKSPELVEEVLQEVFVKVWNLRAEIEPDRGFKTFLYRISSNLAINVIKKINRDKALQAEVWASSISYYFHSEEKLLDKERLEIIDRAIATLTPKRREILHFCKVEGRSYKEVADLLGISVSTVSNQLVNAIHDIRCFIVKNYSEEYLVGIFLLLAIQF
- a CDS encoding FecR family protein; the encoded protein is MDTTDSRLQDLLQLYLQNNLDLKDYEEFFALLAALPDEQLQALMQKHSDLQSDSINLDQFIKDRIDHLQNRIQQVISLGEESSTTNLDHKTQKIWKPWIGIAAACLLFAIGFSIYSGFWNSTEKLTEEVVMKKVDLSPGKDAAVMIIDGEEIVLNGEKSGVVLSDSSYSYLDGSDRTMLNAKEVQLVTPRGGQYQIVLTDGTKVWINADSRLTISKDFNIKNRTVQLSGEAFFEVKRNANLPFLIQSKAQDIRVLGTVFNVNTYSDEQYARTTLLSGSLKVNDLLLKPNQQALLNQENKVIRKLSVDAAAVAAWKDGIFDLSGLNFEECMRIIGRWYDLDIEYLGQIPQVDLVGKMSRGVKLSTFLDFLYQNTGVKGELLPNRKLIIK
- a CDS encoding TonB-dependent receptor; protein product: MKNILGKANALWSRLPIPYVPSHRLLNMSIKACYVFAILCCFQAQAKTFSQTLSFRSKSVRLENLFQYIQKESNYLVLYDNNIVKRTKPMTLDAKNLPLNKFLDLILEDQPLSYVIDDKTIFINARKTIPARTTREERIEAKKADRLQRTVSGRVLDDKGAPLVGVTVTEKGTNNGTSTNNEGGFELVVTNNQGILVFSLLGYESIERPIGQQSEFNIALVPSVNDLDEVVVVGYGVQKKVNLTGAVSSVSGKDIQSRPVGQSSAALQGMAPGVTVTQRSGKPGSDGATIRIRGIGTLSNADPLVLIDGVEGSINNIDPNLIESVSILKDAASSSIYGSRAANGVVLVTTKRGTGDKVTLSYNNYFGWQSPTNMPKLVNALDHMLLTNEAYTNVGSSPLYPEDILEAYRKQGDGSSDEYPNTDWQKESLLGSGFQQSHFVTLNAGSNKVRNLASFGYYDQKGLLLNSGFKRYTLRNNLDIEISEKLSAKIDLQFVNPVINSSAQSIDDLFQWMNSIPANQSFRNSNGTWGLGWNGNNPVSAAADGGFATDKKPWGAVNASLIYKPFSWLTAEANYAPKYVNAMNKNFREMVQSYLPDGTKSFAVPQRSALTETRDQEYFNNMRATLTFNKSFNDHHLNWLVGASREDYHKDELKAFRDTYVLPDYPVLNTGSALNQSANGTASEWALQSFFSRINYNFKDRYLLELNARYDGSSRFLKGHRYGFFPSASAGWRFSEESFMQKSKSWLNEGKLRASWGRLGNQNIGNYPSVSALDLGSFNMGNAIINTAALNNMSNPIITWESTEEQNIGLDLTLFKNFSLTADYFHRKTSDILLKLDIPLTVGLNAPNQNAGIVENRGWELALNYRSNRDRDFRYDMTFNLSDVKNKILDLRGIANTGLTVHREGYAISSILGYEVEGYFQSQAEIDSHAKQFGTLAPGDLKYKDQNGDGIINESDKLIIGSTVPRMTYSLNANMAYKGIDFGFLLQGVGKADGYLYGAGIQPFTTTGAIGGTIREDNKDRWTSETPNAKYPRLAFGQNNNQQASQFWMKNASYLRVKNVQLGYTLPNSTIDRIGINRLRLFVNGSNLFSFDKFWDGYDVEAPVGVGNYYPQVKVYTFGLDITF
- a CDS encoding RagB/SusD family nutrient uptake outer membrane protein; translation: MKIKFRLIYIAMIAGGLTLFNSCDDYLDRKPLSGPSDENYFNNEDELMLVVNGLYSSMTYHPTDDVPQNLTLDCATDISWDRNTSALQSIGRGDYDSNNGYILNIWRDSYRTIGKCNFVLDNMNKLQGQVDEAKLKRYAAEARFVRAFTYQLLVDFFGAVPLMNKGLSLAEAQIPRSPKKDIVDFVLTELAAAAADLPLSYSGADVGRATKGAALAIRARAALNDKRWEEAIASSKAVMDAKTYSLHPNFEELFQYGGENSKEIIFAFQYLRLQNTKTHSATRNFLSRNAQGTSNKIPSQALVDAYLCKDGLEIDKSPLFNPQKPFENRDPRLGFTVALPGSRHFGFQFETHKDSTKCWDYNYSSSVPKRIDNQDALNAYATFSGYLWKKYVDFKDKEFTMQSELNVTQSRFAEVLLIYAEAKIEANQIDATVYDAINQVRQRPSVEMPAIPAGKSQGELRNIVRKERLYELANEGFRLADLRRWGLADKFMNNSFMGRIPKGILSNAPKIDADGLVDYSQVANRAQMRVIEVRKFNKDRDYLWPIPNIEMETNKALEQNPGY
- a CDS encoding FAD-dependent oxidoreductase, whose amino-acid sequence is MKKIFKVLIFCCLSVSVVYGQKKVEVDLCIYGATSAGVVAAYTAAKAGKKVVIVDPVNHIGGLSSGGLGMTDIGNKFVVTGLALDFYRKIGKHYGTFEQWIFEPKVAEQIFRDYLGKTNVQLMMNNPLIKVNKNGNTISNIELSASDGTNQVSAKVFMDCTYEGDLLAAAGVSYHVGREDNSLYGETINGVQLLDGHQFPNGIDPYKVKGDASSGLLWGISNEKLLPKGTGDKKVQAYNYRITLTNVPENRIPITKPDNYDAQRYELLKRQKELQPWKSIQDVFIWSLMPNGKTDINNRNGFSTDMIGMNWDYPEADWSRRREIIKAHEDYTKGLLYFVGNDPAVPQEIRNEIQKWGYPKDEYINNNHWSPQLYIREARRMVGEVVMTQNHCQGREIVQDDIGYAAYTMDSHNCDRLVVNGMVKNEGNVEVGGFLPFPISYRSITPKRAEVSNLLVPVCLSSSHIAFGSIRMEPVFMVLAQSAAVAAGIAIDKKIPVQDVKIDDIKKVLNTNPKADKRAADELIHVSNSEQVKLSGNWSDGKGRGFGMSFKESAGKEDAKARFTASKPLKAGNYKVYTYYPKKAESAVKHDLVIFNGKTVENKTLDYSKVEIKGQTSSTWVEVGEFTFYQGKNNPYVEISNKGADGIVAANAILFVPQSDQN
- a CDS encoding FAD-dependent oxidoreductase; translation: MKKFHIVISCFIGVVTLGFTLPKKEYNADLIIYGGTSAAITAAVEAVNSGVSVIVVSPDKHLGGLSSGGLGFTDTGNKSVIGGLAREFYHQIFIHYNQEKSWTWQRKNEYGNQGQGTSAVDGANRTMWIFEPHAAEMVFEKWVKEKKIQVLREELLNREASGIQKKGTRIEAIRTLSGKTFRGKMFIDATYEGDLMALAGVSYHVGREANSTYGEKWNGVQVGVLHHGHWFKSNISPYVVPGDKSSGLLFGVSEEDPGQYGEADHRVQAYCFRMCLTDHAPNRVPFKKPRNYDPKNYELLARVYASGWRETFNKFDPIPNKKTDTNNHGPFSTDFIGMNYDYPEANYERRKEIIQQHEEYQKGLLYFMANDPSMPADVRAAYSKWGLAKDEFKDNGNWPHQLYVREARRMVGQYVMTEHDTFSDRVVSNSIGMGSYTLDSHNVQRYVKPDGFVQNEGDIGVHPKKPYKISYGALVPKESECENLLVPVCLSSSHIAFGSIRMEPVFMILGQSAAAAAILAIKDDVTVQKVNYDKLHKVLKERGQVMEM